A single region of the Salvia miltiorrhiza cultivar Shanhuang (shh) chromosome 8, IMPLAD_Smil_shh, whole genome shotgun sequence genome encodes:
- the LOC131001497 gene encoding uncharacterized protein LOC131001497, whose product MSCKGFALFLFVVVVATAAFAEQSQHGHQAKEANQAAVLVPKRGSVSTGRSAGHGGRPPHGGGEANQAELAPRRGSVSTSPSSGQSSGGRPGSPHGGGEANQAELAPRRGSVSTGTGASTGHSSGGRHGGGEASQAELAPRRGSVSTGTGPSTGHSSGGRRPGPPHGGMPTH is encoded by the exons ATGAGTTGTAAAGGTTTTGCgttgtttctttttgttgttgttgttgcaaCCGCAGCTTTTGCTGAGCAATCTCAACATGGTCACCAAG CGAAAGAAGCCAACCAAGCTGCTGTGTTAGTTCCGAAACGTGGCTCAGTTTCTACTGGCCGTTCAGCAGGACATGGTGGTCGACCACCACATGGTGGCGGAGAAGCTAACCAAGCTGAGTTAGCCCCGAGACGTGGCTCAGTTTCTACTAGCCCTTCTAGTGGACAGTCTAGTGGTGGTCGACCAGGATCACCACATGGTGGCGGAGAAGCCAACCAAGCTGAGTTAGCCCCGAGACGTGGCTCAGTTTCTACTGGCACTGGTGCCAGTACTGGACATTCTAGTGGTGGTCGACATGGTGGCGGAGAAGCCAGCCAAGCTGAGTTAGCCCCGAGACGTGGCTCAGTTTCTACTGGCACTGGTCCCAGTACTGGACATTCTAGTGGTGGTCGACGACCAGGACCACCACATGGTGGAATGCCAACCCACTGA